One Megalobrama amblycephala isolate DHTTF-2021 linkage group LG15, ASM1881202v1, whole genome shotgun sequence genomic window, GCgcgaaacacatttttgtgcacgTGAATTCTTGTCAGCGCTTGAGCGCTGGTCTATGACTGGAAAAATAATCGTTGCAAAAGAAATGATACATAGCCTAGCTTACATGTTGCGTGAAACTGGCAGATTTTAGAATGTTGTATAGGCAATTCTTTTGTAATTACAAGTTTAATCTTGTCTTGCCTGGATCTTTGGTGTAAACTCGTGAACGCCCCCCAAGAACACCAGAACGCCCCCCTTTTAAAAATCTTGCTTCCAACGCCCCCCGTTGTTCTCTGAACGCCCCCTGGGGGGCGGTACCGCCCCCGTTGAGAAACACTACACTAGAGGAATTGACTCCCCATCACTAGTCAGTACCTGATCTGCAGGCCTTTACTCCAGGAGCACATGTCCTTGCGAAGCAGTAAGTTGTTGAGTGTGACGCAGCAGATGAGGTAGAACTGCTGTTTGATGACCTGTCGGACCAGATCTGTGTCGTTGCCGTGCTGGAGCAGTGTGTAATAGAAAACATCCAGCTGTTTCAAAATGGACTCCAGCGAGTGAGAGCTGTCCTCTGGGAAACTGGACGTGCGCTTCCTCATACCTGTGGGCTTCACGCCCATCACTCCCTGAATGGTCTCCTGCTCCAACATGGCTGGTGCTGGGATGAGGAAAAGAGGGAATGATCAAGAACGgataataaatattgaaatctTTATAACCTGATCATGCAGAGTTACCAATCATGGGGTGTAAAATGTTCTCTATGACCCTGATGAGCTGCTGGTAGATCTGGATGGCTAGATCGCTCAGAACCTGGCAGTACTCAGACAGGTCAAAGTTCGTCAGACAGTGTTCGTTTTGCCGAGGGGTGTTGTGCTTTGTGTAGCCCTGAATGATGTCAGGAAGAAATAAAATTCATATAGCAGtgaataattaaatatacatgtatatattaggCATGTGATAATGCCTAAAATGCTTTCTAGGTAGGCTGCACACTATGGTTTGAAACACAGCCAGACAATCATGCCTACCTCTTCTCCGCTGTACTGCTTCAGACAATGTAAGAAGCGACAGGTGTTTGCCAACCAGAATGAAATGGTCTCAAAATCCCCCCGTTTCTGTAAAGACAATCGGTTATTATTGAAAAGGTTCACAGTATCTTCtatcagatgtttttttttaaaagaatctgcacaatgtttttaatgtaaagaTGTTTTAGTCATCTCATATTCCAGCATTTTCTGTCTGCGAGAGTCTCTCACCTTCAGTACGCTCTTGATGGAGTTGATGGAGGAGTTCAGGAGGGTGGAGACCCGCTGGTCATCGTTGGCGTAGTCGGCGTGCCGCAGACACATGAAGAGAACGTACGCAGGCAGGCCTGGGATCAGATTCACCGCCACACCTCGGGGTTTGAGCTCTGGTAGATAAACATCATGATCAGAACACTGAAAATGACTCTTTCCAATGAAATACAAACTAGAGTCAAAGGTCAATAAATTTGGAatccatttgtttttctttccatTCATCTTTGCATTGATGAAGCAAAAGAAACAATATGaatacatttgtgtttttagtGTCTGTGCGGATATTCTGATGTTCATGTCACCTGTGATGAGTATCTTGAATAGTTTGTTCTCGTCTTCTTTCCTGTACTCCAGCATGCCCCGGAAATCCCTCTCTTTCCGAACGATGCTGACCATGCGACCGCTCTCGCCGACCACGTCCGGAGAGGACTGCTCGATATGAACACCTGCTGCCACCAGcaaaatatcaatattaatattttatacataaaaatcATCCTGggattacggaagaggattagggccaagcaataataaaaaaaataaaaccatcttgagattaaagttgttaaatttcgaaaaaaaagtcgttaaattacaagaacaaattcgttaaattatgaaaaaaaagtcgagataaaatgttgagaataaagtcattaaattaaattaaagttttatctcgacttttttctcgaaatttaacgacatttttctcataatttaacgaatttgttctcgtaatttaacaacttttttctcgtaatttaacgagtttattctcaacattttatctcgactttttttcttgaaatttaacgagttttttctcgaaatttaacaactttaatctcgagatggttttatttttttattattgcttggccctaatcctcttccgtatggGATGCCGCTGCAACAGTAAGTCATATGTAGGCacataattgcatttttttaacatGACAAAAAACATGAATTCAGTTAAATGGGTCCAATCTTGACAGAGTATTGATATTatgaattcaaaataaaaatctttaccCTCAGCCTCTCCAAactttttcatatatattttcaggTGTTTCTTTAGTTTGCGGATCATTTTGTCCTGTTTCCCCGTCTGTTCCAAGAGGTCCTATAATTGACAGAATTCATTTTAATACAGAAGAATATGATCATCGATTGATGTCAGCACATGTATATTTTTCAGAGTGAGAATGCATGCACACCATGTTTTGTTGCGTGAGGCGACTGATCTCGTGCTGCAGGCCTGCTTGTATTCGAGCGTCATGCGGAAGCTCCAAGCTGTCTGACATCATCTGCTGCTGCTGGTCAAGCTCCGCCTTTAACCGCTGAAGCTCCGCCCTCAAACCCTCCACCTCCTTCTCGTGGGACTGTCCCTGAGTTTGCAACTGTGACGCCAGAATCCTGCAGAgagatgtatttaaatattactCAAAAGATAGATACTAAAAATCATGTTATTATTCACTAAAACAGTTGGATTTTTACACAAATTGTGTGTTTAGATCAATATTCAACAAAAggattttttagaaaaaaaaaagtttataaaattTTCTTTAATGGTGGCATTTAGCCCCTTTGTATCCTCAATataaaaagcaacaaaaaagGCTTACTGGATGGTGTGTATGCTAGTGCGTATGAGAAAGATTAAGTCTTCATATATTTcatctattttattttacctgTTAGTTTCTTTCAGGCTCTCATAAGCCATCCAGAGCTCTCCATCCTCATTGAGCTCATGAAGGTCCAAAGTCGGGGATCTGAGAGAGAAACGGTCATGAGTGACTTCCattataagaaatgttacgaTGTGAACATGGGTATGATGAAGGTAAATACaaatttatgaaatataaaagcTGATTTACCTGCTTGATTCACCTGAATCtccttcacttcctgtttcctgaaaagagaaaatatttACCAAGCAGATTTATCAGGTTTTATCTATAATTcaataagagaaaaaaaatatttataaatgaatataaaaataaatataatataatatttaatatacaatTTTAATTATCTCATATAATTTTTTAGGTTTTATTGTCAAATACCGTCAAATGTCTGAAAGGAAAAGGTTTGCACCCTACCTTATGTTTAAACGCCTCCTGACTGACCAGCTGAGATCGCAGAATAAGCACCTCCTCCTTTCGCACCTCGAGCTCTTCATTGGTGGAGTTGAGCTGCTCGAGGACCACGTTATACGCCTGACCTCCAGGAGACGCCACCTTTGACCCCTTCCCCTTACTGAGAGACTGACGGAGCTCCTGCAGATCTTTCTTCAGCTTCTTATTGTCAGACTCCAGCTCCTGACGCTGAGAGCAGATCAGAACATGAAGATGCACATCTATATATTTCTCTGAACATGACAAAGAGTTTGTTTGGTTATATTTTTGTACCTTCAGAGCCTCATAGTCTCTCTCAGCCACTAAAATTCTCTGACAATCTTCCAGTTCCTGAAAACACAGAGAACAAACTTGCATGACTTCCagtacatgatgacagaatttcatttttggttcaTTATTGGGCctgaaatatataacactattTACTTTAGTTTGCTGCTGTTGTAGCTGCTCTTCTTTGGTGTCCATCTCACTCTGCAGGTCCATGTTCTCCTTCTCCAGCTCAGTGACTCTCCTCTGCAGCTTCAGCAGGAGGGAAACATCAGCTGCCGTCTGCACAGCGTCCTGGACGCATCAAACACATCCATTATATTCCATCATGACAGAAAAAATGTCGAGAAACTCAAGAGCCATACTGTCATTCAAAACTGACCTCTTTTTCCATCGTGCTGACCTCTGACCCTGTGAGCACAGAGCTGTGGACGCTCTCTGTTTGGCTGCTGCCGTAGCCAGAGTCGACTCTGTTATGTCCAGGTTTGGAGAGATCCTGTTTAAAAAGATTGGTAACACAAATTGGTTTATAATATTGAAAATGTTTACTTTTAACACCAAATATatcattatttaatttcatcattGTGATCTCATGTTTGTATAAGTAGCATGGCATATCTTTTTCTTACCACAGCCTCCTCTTTTTCTGATCTCAGATCAGCGTAGCGCTCCTCCAGTTTCAGGTGTTCGGTCAGAAGGTTCTGGTAACGGAATCGTTCCTCGTTCAGCTGTGCTTGCAGGTGCTCAGTGGACTCCTGATGGGTCGACTCTGCTTTTTCTGTTCAAGATAAAATCAGAAGGAATGAAGAAAtgattttgtttaaaatcaCTTTCCTGACATGTAAATCCACctattgtacatttttaaccATGACTCTGTTTATCTGCTATCCTATGCTGTAGAGTGAGTGCCCATTGAGATgaatatgaatgctaatagttaATTTTCTCCACATATTATAGATATATTACTTTTGTATTTTACTGACTAGAATATtgaaggtgccctcgaatgaaaaattgaatttatcttggcatagttgaataacaagagttcagtacatggaaatgacatacagtgagtctcaaaccccattgtttcctccttcttatataaatctcatttgtttaaaagacctccgaagaacaggcgaatctcaacataacaccgactgttacgtaacagtcggggtgtacgcccccaatatttgcatatgccagcccacgtttccaacattataaaaggcattagacaagggcagccagtattaacgtctggatgtgcacaaccaaatcatcagactaggtaagcaagcaagaacaatagcgaaaaatggcagatggagcaataataactgacatgatccatgatatcatgatatttttagtgatatttgtaaattgtctttctaaatgtttcattagcatttgctaatgtactgttaaatgtggttaaagttaccatcggttattattgtattcacggagacaagagccgtcgctattttcatttttaaacacttgcagtctgtataattcataaacacaacttcattctttataaatctctccaacagtgtagcattagcccgttagccacggagcactatcaaactcattcaaaatcagaagtaaacaatataacagtatactatactcacataatccgacgcatgcatgacgaacactttgtaaagatccattttgagggttatattagctgtgcaaactttgtttatgctgttcaaggcaagcgcgagctctgtgggcggatagcacgggatttaaaggggccgcagcataaaatcggtgtgtttataatgatgccccaaaataggcagttaaaaaaaaaagaataaaaaaaaaaaatctatggggtattttgagctgaaacttcacagacacattcaggggacaccttacacttatattacatcttttaaaaacataatctagggcacctttaagatttgaAGCTTTCCTCCGCCAAGCAAATCACCTTTTATCTGCTGCTCCTGTTCCTGGATCAGTCTGTTCATCTCATCTTTCTCACTCTTCAGCAGTGTGTTCTTCTCATTGAGATCAGCGACCATCTACAGATATCATATTTGGCAGTATGCatactttttataaaaaaatataacatcCTTTTCTGACCTTTGTAAGTGGTGGTTGAAATTCTGCTTTCATAAAGCACCATGGTAATATCGTATTATCACATTTTGGACATGTACCATGCTATTCATTGAAGTACCTTCAATATCATAGTATATGAACATGATAATCATTCAGTACCATGGTAGATCAATCTGACACCATCACTGTAATACCACAAAATTACCATATTTGTTGACatgttatatatacacactactattcaaaagtttagggtcagttagatttcattgttttcaaaagtctcttaAGCTGCATTTGCTTgataaaaaaattacagtaaaaacagtaatattgtgaaatattattacaatttaaaataagtgttttatactgtaatatattttaaaatgtaatttattcctgtgatcaaagctgtattttcagtatcattactccagtcttcagcatcacatgatccttcagaaatcattctaatatgctgatttgctcaggaaacatttatgttgaaaacagttgtgctgctcaatatttttatggaaacccgacacaaaaaaaacagcatttatttgaactagaatctatttgtaacattataaatgtctttactgtcaaatttgatcaatttaatgtgtccttgctgaataaaaattataaaaaaaaaaaaaaaaaaaaaaaaaaaaaaaaaaaattttgaacagtagtgtatatatattctatataatctaaactattaaaacactattttgtctaaataaataaaaaataaataaataaataaattgtaccTCTTTATTCTTCTCCAGCTCCTGACGAACCAATTCCAGCTCCTCCTGTAACGATGTCACCAGGTCTCCGCGGTGACGGGACTCTTCTTCCACCTCCTGAAGAGTCTTGATCCGCACATGCAACTTCTCCATCTCAGCAGCGCTGTGGCTCTCTAGTGAACTTATTTGCTCAGAAAGCTCTCGGTTCTCCTTATGCTGAAgacataaaaacacattgttAATCAAACATGGATTCCTCCTTAGATATCACGAGGATGAAAGAGCGACGAAGGATACCTGCTCATCCAGCTTCCTCTGCAGCTGCATGATCTTGTTCTCCATGCCGACATTGAGCTTCTTGAAGTGCTCGACCGATCTGGCCTCAATCTTGAGTTTCTTGAGCTCTCGACGGGCCAGCATCCTGCGCACGCAACACTGCAGATACACCACGGCACGCTTGATGCGACGGAAACGCCAGCGGGCCAGAAAGCCACGCACCCAGCGCTGGATCAGTAAAGCCTTGCGCTCAAACACCAACTGTGCAAGAAAACAAGATGTCAACTTTGCATGTCAACTTTTGTATAACAAAGACGTTAGATcgacagaaaacaaattgatTTCTTGGCTGGAAATCGAAATCACTTTTGCCAGCTTCACATCAATTCAATTAATGTTGAAGGACACTGGAGTAGATCATGAATTCAATATGTTGAAAATATACTATTATTTATTCTGAAACATCATATCCTGTTGCTTATGTGTTGTGGTAAATATTTTGAGTGTGATCGCACCTTTCAATGAATGAGAATTAGCAACTCTCTTTACTAAGAAATAACTGTTACTCATTCCTGAAAGCAGTTTTCGTACCCGTTTGTACTCCAGTCTGGCTGTATATCCACGCAGTAACCTCTGAATGAGAACCGCCGCCGCTTTCTGTCGCAGGTACTGTCGCCTCGCCGCCCACATGCGCGTGTTCTTCTGAAAGATCACTGCGGCCCGTGTCCGTCTCAGGTTATTGCACAGGCTAATCGAGGGCAGATAAAACACACACTCTTGGGTTAGTTTCCAGCCAGCAACTGATAAAGTAAAAGTCTTCAGTTATAAATAAGTTGTCTTCATTTACGCTCAACTCATTTCACGAACTAAATAAATTTGCGAGCGTCACCCACCATCGAGCCTGGTGTCCTCTGGTGTATTTCTGCAAGGTAATGGCCGCCTGGCGAATTTGCAGGTATTTCTTGCGGGCCAGCCAGCAGCGGATGGTTTTTTGGATGTTGATGCAGGCCGTACGGAGTTTGTCCGCCCTCAGCTTTTCCAGGTAAGCCACCTGTCCGGCTCGGAAGAAGATCTTTGTTTTTCCGAACTGGTATTTATCTTTGTTCTATAGAGAGGGAATGGAGTAACATTAGACTGTTCAAAAAACCCAAGCAGGTTTGTAGGTGTCCGAGCATGGTCAAAATCGACTTTAAGCTGATTTTAGAAGGGTTGTGCGCACTTTTTGGGTGGGAGATCAGCTTAAACAAGCTTAGAACATCTTAAACCAGCCATTTTGTTTAACATGATACATGTTCTTTGTATAGAGAAAGAATTATatttacaaagacaagtgtgatACCTGTACAAGCCGCTCTAGGACATTCTGGCAGGTCAACTTCCTGTCTGAGAGGATATCTTTCTTCCTCATTAGAACACGATAGCGGCTGAAGAACTCCTGGTAGGTCCACCTGACCAGAGGGAGTTAAAGCAGCATTAAAACAGATTCCAGATCAGTTAAAGCATTTATAGATGGGTTAgcataaataatttgttttttgcAAGTCTAAAGCAGTTTTAAACTTAAATACAAATATAGCTGAGAGCAGCAATTATCAGGGTTCAAGAGCATTAAGACCTTTAAACATGCGTAAAAtggtattatgttttatttaacaagcctgtaaccatttagttggtttttgaaataatctccaatattcaAAGAATGATTCGATGGACAGCAGCGGTCCTCGAGGCAAAGTTACTCAGTTCTACCAtgttctaccatgtggtatgaaTGCCATGAGCGTGTGTGAAAAATCGGGTGATATACAATTTTTTACACACGTGAAAAACGTGAAGGCGCCCACCGGTGGCTGATTTCTTTCGAATTTCTTACAGGACTCTAAGGCCacgagtcaaacaggcccagcgagTTTCATTCTgatcggcctccgttaaccttgtctgaaGTTCATTGGCTGCCGCTAGCCGTGTTTTTCGAGATACACCAGTGTCCTCAAAGGCAGTCTTGGCACCATggacaaaaacactgcatgccaatttttaAGTCTATCAGACTTAGGGTTGCATAGTTGtagccatttttaatttttttcagtgttatagcgccaccaagtggccagtcgccACGTCCTTTTTCACGTGACcgcagaatgagctcttacatatgTGTGCCAAGTATGGTGAAAATATTTCATTCCATTcatgagttatagccatttaagtaaaagtggctccgcccacttcAAACGTTTTGGCAGCCCTTAGAGACCGTGAactgaaatttcaacttttataattattataattataattaaatataaatgcattttataattattgacaatcagtCTCCAGAGAATCTTGTTGCACTGGTTTGGTTTCCGATCGGGCCAAAAACCTAagactagtttgcaaaagtatAATTTCGACAAGCAAATCCGGGGGCAtgcattttgtccatcttgagccaaggattccaaTGATGTAAGCTACGCGCTTGATCCCCCAATAAGGTTTTACTGATTTTGCTATTAGTTCACCACTTCATAAACTTTGAAGATTGGTGCTTTAGAGTAAGTCACAACTCTGGTTCCCTTGAGTTggtcacagccaatcagattccaAGCAGAATGGACACTAGTAAGACATGTCAGTCATTGAATCAGCACCTGGAAGGGAAGCCTGTGGCTGAGATACGAATGGTCTCGAGGACTCCACACGCTCTGAGCTGCTGAACGGCTCGATGGGGGTCCATTctagagacagaaagagaagaaACTATGATGACCCGTATTACATAATGGTGGATTATCTCTGAACTCATCTTACTGACATGAAGGGAGCTTTAACATCATTTGGCTTGATGCAGCGCACGTAGTGTGGGGTGGTGGCGTTCAGCGTGTCCATGAGCAGGTGCAGAGAGTTCCGGAACTGAGAACAGGAGGAAGGAAAACAGATAAGTGACACTGTAATTTTCTATGAAGAGATTTGGGTGGATCATTTTTTTTCCAATAGAGAACAACAGTGATTTTTCAGCATGCTTGGTTCTGGAAGTCATTTTCCGTTACATGTTCTTAATGAATGGGcaaaaacagtcattttttttttcatactatggaagtcaatggtgcccgacaactgtttggttaccaacattcttcaaaatatcttctttgctGTTCCGCAGATCAAAgacattcatacaggtttggaacaacttgagggtgagtaaatgatgacagaattttcatttttggatgaattatccctttaatgaatccttgcttaataaaaatattaattccttttttttcttcttttttttaaaatcatactgaccccaaacttttgaagggtattgtatggaagcttgtttctgccactaaataaaaaataaaaaaaggtaattgcgactttttatctcacaattctgactttttttcttgcaattaaactcgtaattctgagaaaaaaacgtcagtctttttccccctcacaaTTGTacattataacacacaattgcgactttatttctcgcaattctgacattatgtCTCACTATTCAGACTTTGTCaggtaattctgactttatatctcacaattctgactttatatatcgcaattctgactttataattcacaattctgactttatatctcacaattctgactttatatatcgcaattctgactttataattcacaattctgactttatatcttgcaaatttgactttatatcttgcaattctgactttatatctcacaattctgactttatatctcacaattct contains:
- the myo5ab gene encoding unconventional myosin-Va isoform X2, coding for MAAPELYSKFARVWIPDTTEVWRSAELTRDYRPGDTVLHLQLEDETEVEYKLDPKSGVLPHLRNPDILVGENDLTALSYLHEPAVLHNLRVRFTDSKLIYTYCGIILVAINPYESLPIYGSDIINAYSGQNMGDMDPHIFAVSEEAYKQMARDEKNQSIIVSGESGAGKTVSAKYAMRYFATVSGSSAESSVEEKVLASSPIMEAIGNAKTTRNDNSSRFGKYIEIGFDRKHHIIGANMRTYLLEKSRVVFQASEERNYHIFYQLCACAHLPEFEPLKLGSADDFPYTNQGRSPIIEGVNDLKEMQATRKAFSLLGITEAHQMGLFQILSAILHLGNVEVKERGSSSCGVSDESGHLAVFCDLTEVSYESMAHWLCHKKLKTATETLNKPVTRLEAVNGRDALSKHIYAKLFSWIVGQVNKALSTSSKPHSFIGVLDIYGFETFEVNSFEQFCINYANEKLQQQFNMHVFKLEQEEYMKEQIPWTLIDFYDNQPCINLIEAKMGLLDLLDEECTMPKGSDESWAQKLYNTHLKKSSHFEKPRMSNTAFIILHFADKVEYQCDGFLEKNKDTVNEEQINVLKASKFALLVELFQDEETPAAQSTTAPTGRAKFGRTTQSFREHKKSVGLQFRNSLHLLMDTLNATTPHYVRCIKPNDVKAPFIMDPHRAVQQLRACGVLETIRISATGFPSRWTYQEFFSRYRVLMRKKDILSDRKLTCQNVLERLVQNKDKYQFGKTKIFFRAGQVAYLEKLRADKLRTACINIQKTIRCWLARKKYLQIRQAAITLQKYTRGHQARCLCNNLRRTRAAVIFQKNTRMWAARRQYLRQKAAAVLIQRLLRGYTARLEYKRLVFERKALLIQRWVRGFLARWRFRRIKRAVVYLQCCVRRMLARRELKKLKIEARSVEHFKKLNVGMENKIMQLQRKLDEQHKENRELSEQISSLESHSAAEMEKLHVRIKTLQEVEEESRHRGDLVTSLQEELELVRQELEKNKEMVADLNEKNTLLKSEKDEMNRLIQEQEQQIKEKAESTHQESTEHLQAQLNEERFRYQNLLTEHLKLEERYADLRSEKEEAVDLSKPGHNRVDSGYGSSQTESVHSSVLTGSEVSTMEKEDAVQTAADVSLLLKLQRRVTELEKENMDLQSEMDTKEEQLQQQQTKELEDCQRILVAERDYEALKRQELESDNKKLKKDLQELRQSLSKGKGSKVASPGGQAYNVVLEQLNSTNEELEVRKEEVLILRSQLVSQEAFKHKETGSEGDSGESSRSPTLDLHELNEDGELWMAYESLKETNRILASQLQTQGQSHEKEVEGLRAELQRLKAELDQQQQMMSDSLELPHDARIQAGLQHEISRLTQQNMDLLEQTGKQDKMIRKLKKHLKIYMKKFGEAEGVHIEQSSPDVVGESGRMVSIVRKERDFRGMLEYRKEDENKLFKILITELKPRGVAVNLIPGLPAYVLFMCLRHADYANDDQRVSTLLNSSINSIKSVLKKRGDFETISFWLANTCRFLHCLKQYSGEEGYTKHNTPRQNEHCLTNFDLSEYCQVLSDLAIQIYQQLIRVIENILHPMIAPAMLEQETIQGVMGVKPTGMRKRTSSFPEDSSHSLESILKQLDVFYYTLLQHGNDTDLVRQVIKQQFYLICCVTLNNLLLRKDMCSWSKGLQIRYNVCQLEEWLLDKDLQGSGARESLEPLIQAAQLLQIKKKSQDDADAICTMCSALTTQQIVKILSLYTPVNEFEERVSISFIKSVQNLLKDRKESSQLLMDAKIIFSVTFPFNPSSVALETIQIPSSLNLSFLTRV
- the myo5ab gene encoding unconventional myosin-Va isoform X1; its protein translation is MAAPELYSKFARVWIPDTTEVWRSAELTRDYRPGDTVLHLQLEDETEVEYKLDPKSGVLPHLRNPDILVGENDLTALSYLHEPAVLHNLRVRFTDSKLIYTYCGIILVAINPYESLPIYGSDIINAYSGQNMGDMDPHIFAVSEEAYKQMARDEKNQSIIVSGESGAGKTVSAKYAMRYFATVSGSSAESSVEEKVLASSPIMEAIGNAKTTRNDNSSRFGKYIEIGFDRKHHIIGANMRTYLLEKSRVVFQASEERNYHIFYQLCACAHLPEFEPLKLGSADDFPYTNQGRSPIIEGVNDLKEMQATRKAFSLLGITEAHQMGLFQILSAILHLGNVEVKERGSSSCGVSDESGHLAVFCDLTEVSYESMAHWLCHKKLKTATETLNKPVTRLEAVNGRDALSKHIYAKLFSWIVGQVNKALSTSSKPHSFIGVLDIYGFETFEVNSFEQFCINYANEKLQQQFNMHVFKLEQEEYMKEQIPWTLIDFYDNQPCINLIEAKMGLLDLLDEECTMPKGSDESWAQKLYNTHLKKSSHFEKPRMSNTAFIILHFADKVEYQCDGFLEKNKDTVNEEQINVLKASKFALLVELFQDEETPAAQSTTAPTGRAKFGRTTQSFREHKKSVGLQFRNSLHLLMDTLNATTPHYVRCIKPNDVKAPFIMDPHRAVQQLRACGVLETIRISATGFPSRWTYQEFFSRYRVLMRKKDILSDRKLTCQNVLERLVQNKDKYQFGKTKIFFRAGQVAYLEKLRADKLRTACINIQKTIRCWLARKKYLQIRQAAITLQKYTRGHQARCLCNNLRRTRAAVIFQKNTRMWAARRQYLRQKAAAVLIQRLLRGYTARLEYKRLVFERKALLIQRWVRGFLARWRFRRIKRAVVYLQCCVRRMLARRELKKLKIEARSVEHFKKLNVGMENKIMQLQRKLDEQHKENRELSEQISSLESHSAAEMEKLHVRIKTLQEVEEESRHRGDLVTSLQEELELVRQELEKNKEMVADLNEKNTLLKSEKDEMNRLIQEQEQQIKEKAESTHQESTEHLQAQLNEERFRYQNLLTEHLKLEERYADLRSEKEEAVDLSKPGHNRVDSGYGSSQTESVHSSVLTGSEVSTMEKEDAVQTAADVSLLLKLQRRVTELEKENMDLQSEMDTKEEQLQQQQTKELEDCQRILVAERDYEALKRQELESDNKKLKKDLQELRQSLSKGKGSKVASPGGQAYNVVLEQLNSTNEELEVRKEEVLILRSQLVSQEAFKHKETGSEGDSGESSRSPTLDLHELNEDGELWMAYESLKETNRILASQLQTQGQSHEKEVEGLRAELQRLKAELDQQQQMMSDSLELPHDARIQAGLQHEISRLTQQNMDLLEQTGKQDKMIRKLKKHLKIYMKKFGEAEAGVHIEQSSPDVVGESGRMVSIVRKERDFRGMLEYRKEDENKLFKILITELKPRGVAVNLIPGLPAYVLFMCLRHADYANDDQRVSTLLNSSINSIKSVLKKRGDFETISFWLANTCRFLHCLKQYSGEEGYTKHNTPRQNEHCLTNFDLSEYCQVLSDLAIQIYQQLIRVIENILHPMIAPAMLEQETIQGVMGVKPTGMRKRTSSFPEDSSHSLESILKQLDVFYYTLLQHGNDTDLVRQVIKQQFYLICCVTLNNLLLRKDMCSWSKGLQIRYNVCQLEEWLLDKDLQGSGARESLEPLIQAAQLLQIKKKSQDDADAICTMCSALTTQQIVKILSLYTPVNEFEERVSISFIKSVQNLLKDRKESSQLLMDAKIIFSVTFPFNPSSVALETIQIPSSLNLSFLTRV